A genomic segment from [Flavobacterium] thermophilum encodes:
- a CDS encoding Transposase and inactivated derivatives yields the protein MENEKYTHKKGIVYLNQYHIVFCPKYRRKVLVGDIERDLKKIFEEVAKEHDVQIKAMEIMPDHVHLFISFDPRQHLHKIIQAFKGKSSRILREKYPSLKSRLPSLWTRSYFCCTVGYISEEAVKQYIENQKNV from the coding sequence TTGGAAAACGAAAAATACACCCATAAAAAAGGGATTGTTTATCTCAATCAATATCATATTGTGTTTTGTCCAAAATACCGTAGAAAAGTGTTAGTTGGAGATATTGAACGAGATTTAAAAAAAATTTTTGAAGAAGTTGCCAAAGAACATGATGTACAAATCAAAGCAATGGAAATTATGCCTGATCATGTTCATTTGTTCATTTCTTTTGACCCTCGTCAACATTTGCACAAAATTATACAAGCGTTTAAAGGGAAAAGCAGTCGAATATTAAGGGAGAAATATCCTTCGTTAAAAAGCAGACTACCATCGCTATGGACACGAAGTTATTTTTGTTGTACTGTCGGCTATATTTCAGAAGAAGCGGTTAAACAATACATCGAAAATCAAAAGAACGTATAA
- the merR1 gene encoding Mercuric resistance operon regulatory protein, with translation MKHYRIGELAERCHVNKETIRYYERKGLIPETERTEGGYRLYTEETVRRIQFIKRLQALGFTLAEIDKLLGVVDRDRDRCKDMYQFVEQKIKEIKEKIQDLMKMEAMLLELKACCPHEENLYNCPIIDLLLEGAYFSKVDDMWFWMRDIVPNERWK, from the coding sequence GTGAAACATTACCGCATCGGGGAGCTGGCAGAAAGATGCCATGTCAACAAAGAAACCATTCGGTACTACGAACGGAAGGGGCTCATTCCCGAAACCGAGCGGACGGAAGGCGGATACCGTCTGTATACGGAGGAAACCGTCAGGCGCATCCAGTTTATTAAGCGGTTGCAAGCGCTCGGGTTCACCTTGGCAGAGATTGATAAACTGCTTGGCGTTGTCGATCGGGATCGCGACCGATGCAAAGATATGTACCAATTTGTCGAGCAGAAAATCAAGGAGATCAAGGAGAAGATTCAGGACTTAATGAAAATGGAGGCGATGCTCCTTGAGCTGAAGGCATGTTGCCCCCATGAGGAGAATCTCTACAACTGCCCGATTATTGACTTATTGCTCGAAGGGGCATATTTCAGCAAGGTCGATGATATGTGGTTTTGGATGCGGGATATTGTCCCAAATGAACGATGGAAATAA
- the merA gene encoding Mercuric reductase — protein MKTYRMNVQGMTCTGCEQHVTAALEAIGAKQIDVSFRRGEAVFALPDGTDIGLAKQAVRNAHYEPGDIEEITVPATPSFDGGGEYDYIVIGSGGAAFSSAIEAVKYGAKVAMVERGTVGGTCVNIGCVPSKTLLRAGEINALARNHPFFGLHTSAGPVDLAPLVKQKNELVGQLRQAKYADLIAEYGFDFIQGEARFVGRQTINVNGQTLSAKRFLIATGASPAVPDIPGLHDVDYLTSTTLLELKKVPKRLAVIGAGYIGMELGQLFHHLGSEVTLMQRSPRLLKAYDPEISEAVAEALAEQGIRVITGASFERVEQNGNTKNVYVNVDGRTRVIEADELLVATGRTPNTAALNLPAAGVDVGARGEILIDEYGRTTNPYIYAAGDVTLGPQFVYVAAYQGAVAAANAVGGLNKRWDTAVVPAVTFTHPAIATVGLTEQQAKEKGYDVKASVLPLEAVPRAIVNRDTTGVFKLVAEARTGKLLGAHVVADNAGDVIYAATLAIQFGLTIDDLRSTLAPYLTMAEGLKLAALTFDQDVSKLSCCAG, from the coding sequence ATGAAAACGTACCGAATGAATGTACAAGGCATGACATGCACCGGTTGTGAACAACATGTCACTGCAGCGCTGGAGGCGATTGGGGCCAAGCAGATTGACGTCAGCTTCCGGCGCGGTGAAGCGGTATTCGCGCTTCCTGATGGCACGGATATTGGCCTGGCGAAACAAGCGGTCCGAAACGCTCATTACGAGCCGGGGGATATCGAGGAGATCACCGTGCCAGCCACCCCTTCCTTCGATGGCGGGGGAGAGTATGATTACATCGTCATCGGTTCCGGCGGGGCCGCGTTTTCCTCGGCGATCGAAGCGGTGAAATACGGGGCGAAAGTAGCCATGGTCGAACGCGGCACGGTCGGGGGGACGTGCGTCAATATCGGCTGCGTGCCGTCAAAGACGTTGCTTCGGGCTGGGGAAATCAATGCGTTGGCGCGCAATCATCCGTTTTTTGGCCTGCATACCTCTGCCGGTCCGGTTGACTTGGCGCCGTTAGTGAAGCAAAAAAATGAATTGGTCGGACAGCTTCGCCAAGCGAAGTATGCCGATTTAATCGCGGAGTACGGGTTCGATTTCATCCAAGGGGAAGCCCGATTCGTCGGACGTCAAACGATTAACGTCAACGGCCAAACGCTGTCGGCGAAACGGTTTTTGATTGCGACGGGTGCTTCCCCGGCCGTGCCGGACATTCCGGGGCTCCATGATGTCGATTACTTGACAAGCACGACGCTGCTTGAGCTGAAAAAGGTGCCGAAGCGGCTTGCTGTCATCGGCGCCGGTTACATCGGGATGGAGTTGGGGCAGCTGTTCCACCATCTTGGCTCCGAGGTGACATTGATGCAGCGGAGCCCGCGCCTCTTGAAAGCGTATGACCCGGAAATTTCCGAAGCGGTGGCAGAGGCGCTCGCGGAACAAGGCATCCGCGTCATCACGGGCGCTTCGTTTGAACGGGTCGAACAAAACGGAAACACGAAAAACGTATATGTGAACGTAGACGGGCGCACCCGGGTCATCGAAGCGGACGAACTGCTTGTGGCGACGGGGAGAACGCCGAATACAGCCGCGTTGAACTTGCCGGCAGCCGGTGTGGACGTCGGGGCGCGCGGGGAGATTTTGATTGACGAATACGGGCGAACGACGAACCCGTACATTTATGCGGCAGGCGATGTCACGCTTGGCCCGCAGTTTGTCTATGTCGCAGCCTATCAAGGCGCCGTTGCCGCAGCCAATGCCGTCGGCGGACTGAACAAGCGCTGGGATACGGCCGTTGTTCCGGCGGTGACGTTCACCCATCCGGCCATCGCCACCGTCGGGTTGACTGAGCAACAGGCGAAAGAAAAAGGGTATGACGTGAAAGCGTCTGTCTTGCCGCTTGAGGCGGTGCCGCGCGCGATCGTCAACCGGGACACGACAGGAGTGTTTAAACTCGTGGCTGAGGCGCGCACGGGCAAGCTGTTAGGCGCCCATGTTGTGGCGGACAATGCCGGTGATGTCATTTATGCCGCCACGTTGGCGATTCAATTCGGATTAACGATTGACGACCTTCGCAGCACGTTGGCTCCGTATTTAACGATGGCGGAGGGGCTGAAATTAGCGGCGCTGACGTTTGACCAAGATGTTTCGAAGTTATCGTGCTGTGCGGGATGA
- a CDS encoding putative mercury resistance protein encodes MVKPSFWAVLALLSCPCHLALVLPLLAGTSAGAYLTRHQSLAVGLLTVLCFVSLTMIFYRRKPKPSGETAGCSPGKTGNGDEACCAPFRQE; translated from the coding sequence ATGGTCAAACCATCGTTTTGGGCGGTGCTGGCGCTGCTCAGCTGCCCGTGCCATTTGGCGCTTGTTCTGCCGCTGTTGGCCGGAACATCGGCCGGTGCGTATTTGACCCGGCACCAAAGTCTTGCTGTTGGTCTTTTGACGGTGTTATGTTTCGTTTCACTGACAATGATATTTTACAGGCGAAAGCCAAAACCGTCAGGCGAAACGGCCGGCTGCTCCCCGGGGAAAACGGGAAACGGCGATGAGGCGTGCTGTGCTCCGTTCAGGCAGGAGTGA
- the cwlO gene encoding Peptidoglycan DL-endopeptidase CwlO precursor, which produces MKKKRMLALAVAGALGLGILPPAADAVSTRDIEQKRGEIDALRSKRSDVEQKINEAQKTIESLRSQQRQVANDIQKLNVAIDETSGKIRNVSADIDQTEQAIDQLKQEIAEIQERIEKRNEILKERLRSLQESGGAISYLEVLLGAQSFSDFIDRMSAVTTIMEADQQIIREQEADKALKEKKETELTEKRNKLQADLQELKQLQAELAGQLEQKNRLMADLKQKEEEEHDHKMALEEEKELIAKQEAAVKEQLAELERQKRAEEEAKQRGRTYTAPNDGGSSSEEAPSGGSTPPVSSGAFTRPANGPINSGFGYRFGGTDFHPGVDIGKRAPVVPVVAAADGIVFRSYYSSSYGNVIFVSHVINGQTYTTVYAHLEARLAGEGQRVRKGQVIGYMGNTGNSTGPHLHFELHRGSWNPGKTNAVDPRNYIAF; this is translated from the coding sequence ATGAAAAAGAAACGCATGTTGGCGCTCGCTGTTGCCGGGGCGCTTGGGCTGGGCATTCTCCCGCCGGCGGCGGACGCCGTCAGCACTCGTGATATCGAACAAAAGCGGGGCGAGATCGACGCGCTTCGTTCGAAGCGGTCCGATGTCGAGCAAAAAATCAATGAGGCGCAAAAAACGATCGAATCGCTTCGCTCGCAACAGCGCCAAGTTGCCAATGACATTCAAAAACTCAACGTGGCGATTGACGAAACGAGCGGCAAAATCCGCAACGTCAGCGCAGATATTGACCAAACGGAGCAAGCCATTGACCAATTGAAACAAGAAATTGCCGAAATTCAAGAACGGATTGAAAAGCGGAATGAAATTTTGAAGGAGCGGCTTCGTTCCTTGCAGGAAAGCGGCGGAGCGATCAGCTACTTGGAAGTGTTGCTCGGCGCCCAAAGCTTCAGCGACTTCATCGACCGGATGAGCGCCGTCACCACGATTATGGAAGCGGACCAGCAAATCATTCGTGAACAGGAAGCGGACAAAGCGCTGAAAGAAAAAAAGGAAACAGAATTGACCGAAAAGCGGAACAAGCTGCAAGCGGATTTGCAAGAATTGAAGCAGCTGCAGGCTGAACTGGCTGGCCAGTTGGAACAAAAAAATCGCCTGATGGCTGATTTGAAGCAAAAAGAGGAAGAAGAGCATGATCATAAGATGGCGCTTGAAGAAGAAAAAGAACTGATCGCCAAACAAGAAGCGGCGGTGAAAGAGCAGCTTGCCGAACTCGAACGGCAAAAACGGGCGGAAGAAGAAGCGAAACAGAGGGGACGTACATATACCGCGCCAAACGATGGAGGATCGTCATCAGAAGAAGCGCCATCGGGCGGCAGCACACCGCCTGTGTCGAGCGGGGCCTTCACCCGTCCAGCCAACGGTCCGATCAACTCGGGCTTTGGCTACCGGTTTGGTGGCACGGACTTCCATCCCGGGGTCGACATTGGCAAGCGAGCTCCTGTTGTGCCGGTTGTCGCGGCAGCGGACGGCATTGTGTTCCGCTCCTACTATTCTAGCAGCTACGGCAACGTCATTTTCGTCAGCCATGTCATCAACGGACAAACGTACACAACCGTCTACGCCCACCTCGAGGCGCGTCTGGCCGGGGAAGGACAGCGCGTCCGCAAAGGGCAAGTGATCGGCTATATGGGCAATACCGGGAATTCGACCGGTCCGCACCTTCATTTTGAACTGCATCGCGGTAGCTGGAACCCAGGAAAAACGAATGCGGTCGATCCGCGTAATTACATCGCTTTCTAA
- the ftsX gene encoding Cell division protein FtsX translates to MTLNTFKRHVRESMKSLGRNGWMTFASASAVTVTLLLVGVFFVVMFNINHFAQKVENDVEIRVHIELTADSRQKDALRRQIEAIPNVKEVRYSSKDEELKRLIKSMGEEGSSFRLFEQDNPLSDVYVVKAAHPQDTVKIAKQIETLPFVHKVNYGQGTVEKLFDALKVARNVGLVLILGLLFTAMFLISNTIKITIFARRREIEIMRLVGATNGFIRWPFFLEGLWLGMLGALFPIAALSIVYYNVYQVYEQWVSLPFFELLPFSPFMWQLSGLLLVIGAGIGVWGSVMSVRKFLKV, encoded by the coding sequence ATGACGCTTAATACGTTCAAGCGCCACGTTCGGGAGAGCATGAAAAGCCTCGGCCGCAACGGTTGGATGACATTTGCGTCCGCGAGCGCCGTCACGGTGACGTTGTTGCTTGTCGGTGTCTTTTTTGTCGTCATGTTTAACATCAACCATTTCGCCCAGAAAGTCGAAAACGATGTCGAAATTCGCGTCCATATCGAGCTGACGGCTGACAGCCGGCAAAAAGACGCCTTGCGCCGGCAAATTGAAGCCATTCCAAACGTGAAGGAAGTGCGCTATTCATCAAAGGACGAAGAGCTGAAGCGGCTGATCAAAAGCATGGGGGAGGAAGGCTCGTCGTTCCGCTTATTTGAACAGGACAACCCACTAAGCGATGTATACGTCGTGAAAGCGGCCCATCCGCAAGATACAGTGAAAATCGCCAAACAAATCGAAACATTGCCGTTCGTCCATAAAGTCAATTATGGCCAAGGGACGGTCGAGAAGCTGTTTGACGCACTGAAAGTGGCGCGTAACGTCGGGCTCGTGCTCATTCTCGGATTGTTGTTTACGGCGATGTTTCTCATTTCCAACACGATCAAAATTACGATTTTCGCCCGCCGCCGCGAGATTGAAATCATGCGGCTCGTGGGCGCGACGAACGGGTTTATCCGCTGGCCGTTCTTTTTGGAAGGGCTATGGCTTGGAATGCTTGGCGCTCTCTTCCCGATCGCGGCGCTTTCGATCGTGTACTACAACGTGTATCAAGTGTATGAACAGTGGGTTTCCTTGCCGTTTTTTGAACTTCTTCCGTTTTCGCCGTTTATGTGGCAGTTAAGCGGGCTGCTGCTAGTGATTGGCGCCGGCATCGGCGTCTGGGGAAGCGTTATGTCTGTGCGCAAGTTTTTAAAAGTATAA
- the ftsE gene encoding Cell division ATP-binding protein FtsE, producing the protein MIEMQDVYKTYPNGVVALNGVNVRIKQGEFVYVVGPSGAGKSTFIKMMYREEKPTSGTIMVNGVNLAKLKDSKVPLLRRHIGVVFQDFKLLPKLNVYENVAFALEVIEESPKAIRKKVMEVLDLVGLKHKVRSYPNELSGGEQQRVSIARSIVNSPKIVIADEPTGNLDPETSWGIVELFEKINDRGTTIVMATHNKEIVNATRRRVIAIENGKIVRDEAKGEYGYDA; encoded by the coding sequence ATGATTGAAATGCAAGATGTATACAAAACGTATCCAAACGGCGTTGTGGCGCTAAACGGCGTCAACGTTCGCATCAAGCAAGGAGAATTCGTCTACGTCGTTGGGCCCAGCGGAGCTGGGAAGTCGACGTTTATTAAAATGATGTACCGCGAGGAAAAGCCGACGAGCGGGACCATTATGGTCAACGGCGTCAACCTTGCCAAGCTGAAAGACAGCAAAGTTCCTCTTTTGCGCCGCCATATCGGCGTTGTGTTTCAAGATTTCAAGCTGCTTCCGAAGCTCAATGTCTATGAAAATGTGGCGTTTGCGTTGGAAGTCATTGAAGAATCGCCGAAAGCGATCCGCAAAAAAGTGATGGAAGTACTCGACCTAGTCGGCCTCAAACATAAAGTCCGCTCTTACCCGAACGAACTGTCCGGGGGCGAACAGCAGCGCGTCTCGATCGCCCGCTCAATCGTCAACTCCCCGAAAATCGTGATTGCCGACGAACCGACAGGAAACTTGGACCCGGAAACCTCATGGGGCATTGTGGAGCTGTTTGAAAAAATCAATGACCGGGGAACGACGATTGTGATGGCGACCCACAACAAAGAGATCGTCAATGCGACCCGGCGGCGCGTCATCGCCATCGAAAACGGAAAAATTGTCCGTGACGAGGCGAAGGGGGAATACGGTTATGACGCTTAA
- the cccA_3 gene encoding Cytochrome c551, with product MKWKLAAMFLGVSLALAACGGGDDNAGEKNGGGNGGGDTAAAAEQIFKQNCASCHGQDLSGGVGPNLQKVGSKYSKDQIKDIIANGRGAMPAGIIKGEDADKVAEWLAAKK from the coding sequence ATGAAGTGGAAGTTGGCTGCGATGTTCCTTGGCGTTTCGCTCGCGCTTGCAGCATGCGGCGGCGGTGATGACAACGCTGGGGAGAAAAACGGCGGCGGCAACGGTGGAGGGGATACTGCAGCGGCTGCCGAGCAAATTTTTAAACAAAACTGTGCGTCCTGTCATGGACAAGACCTGTCGGGCGGGGTCGGCCCGAACTTGCAAAAGGTTGGAAGCAAGTATTCGAAAGATCAGATTAAAGACATTATCGCCAACGGCCGCGGCGCTATGCCGGCCGGAATCATCAAAGGGGAAGACGCTGATAAAGTGGCCGAGTGGCTGGCCGCGAAAAAATAA
- a CDS encoding Uncharacterized BCR, YitT family COG1284, which yields MRKRREKAMPPAVEGALEYVYVLVGAAVVAVAFNVFLLPNRIASGGVSGVSTIMHALFGIEPAYVQWALNIPLFIAGVVLLGRQFGVKTFVGTVFLPLVVYMTKGMEPATTNPLLGAIFGGIGVGLGLGIVFRGRASTGGTDLAAQIIHKYTGLSLGMCVILIDGLIVLTAAFVFDIERALYALIALYVTSKTIDLVQVGLGYSKIALIITNEEEKVRRAILHEIDRGVTRLPAYGGYTEHERPVLMCVVAQSEFTKLKQIVRTIDPTAFVVVANAAEVLGEGFQRT from the coding sequence ATGCGGAAGCGAAGAGAGAAAGCGATGCCTCCGGCGGTGGAGGGAGCTTTGGAGTATGTGTATGTTCTGGTCGGCGCGGCAGTTGTCGCGGTGGCGTTTAACGTGTTTTTGCTGCCGAATCGGATCGCCTCGGGCGGGGTAAGCGGCGTGAGCACGATTATGCACGCGTTGTTTGGCATTGAGCCTGCCTACGTCCAATGGGCGCTTAACATTCCGCTCTTTATCGCTGGCGTTGTGCTGCTAGGCCGGCAGTTTGGCGTCAAGACGTTTGTCGGAACGGTGTTTTTGCCGCTGGTCGTCTACATGACGAAAGGGATGGAGCCGGCAACGACGAATCCGCTTCTTGGCGCGATCTTTGGCGGTATCGGCGTCGGACTCGGCCTTGGCATTGTATTTCGCGGCCGCGCTTCGACGGGCGGCACCGATTTGGCGGCGCAAATCATCCATAAATATACCGGGCTGTCGCTCGGCATGTGTGTGATTTTGATTGACGGCTTGATCGTGTTGACCGCGGCGTTTGTCTTTGACATTGAGCGAGCGCTCTACGCGCTGATCGCCTTGTATGTGACGAGCAAAACGATCGACCTCGTCCAAGTCGGTCTTGGGTATTCGAAAATTGCCTTGATTATTACCAATGAAGAGGAAAAAGTGCGCCGCGCCATTTTGCACGAAATCGATCGCGGGGTGACGCGGCTGCCGGCGTACGGCGGTTACACCGAACACGAACGGCCGGTGTTGATGTGCGTCGTCGCTCAATCGGAGTTCACAAAATTGAAACAAATCGTGCGAACCATTGATCCGACAGCGTTTGTCGTCGTTGCCAACGCCGCTGAAGTGCTTGGAGAGGGATTTCAACGTACGTAA
- a CDS encoding Plasmid stabilisation system protein, with amino-acid sequence MNSGYKLIYRKAAVKFIARQEKEVQERLASGLQGLLAIPPQGDIKKLKGQDGLYWLRIGTYRVLFRIDHDERIIYIEAIGNRGDVY; translated from the coding sequence GTGAATTCGGGCTACAAGTTGATTTACCGTAAGGCTGCAGTCAAATTCATCGCTAGGCAAGAAAAAGAGGTTCAAGAACGGTTGGCCTCTGGGTTGCAAGGTCTGCTTGCGATCCCACCACAGGGGGATATTAAAAAGTTGAAGGGGCAGGATGGATTATATTGGCTGCGAATCGGAACATATCGTGTGTTGTTTCGCATCGATCATGATGAACGAATCATCTATATTGAGGCGATCGGCAACCGTGGCGATGTGTATTGA
- the prfB gene encoding Peptide chain release factor 2 codes for MAAPNFWDDQKAAQAVISEANALKDLVEEFSSLEERFDNLEVTYELLKEEPDDELQAELVEEAKKLTKDFSEFELQLLLNEPYDQNNAILELHPGAGGTESQDWASMLLRMYTRWAEKKGFKVETLDYLPGEEAGIKSVTLLIKGHNAYGYLKAEKGVHRLVRISPFDASGRRHTSFVSCEVVPEMDDNIEIEIRPEELKIDTYRSSGAGGQHVNTTDSAVRITHLPTGIVVTCQSERSQIKNREKAMNMLKAKLYQKKLEEQQAELAELRGEQKEIGWGNQIRSYVFHPYSLVKDHRTNVEVGNVQAVMDGEIDVFIDAYLRAKLK; via the coding sequence ATGGCCGCGCCCAACTTTTGGGATGATCAAAAGGCGGCGCAGGCGGTCATTTCCGAAGCGAATGCGCTTAAAGATCTTGTCGAGGAATTTTCTTCACTGGAAGAACGGTTTGACAACTTGGAAGTGACGTACGAATTGCTCAAGGAGGAGCCGGATGACGAGCTCCAAGCTGAGCTGGTCGAGGAAGCGAAAAAGCTGACAAAAGACTTCAGCGAGTTTGAGTTGCAGCTGCTGCTCAATGAGCCGTACGATCAAAACAACGCTATTTTGGAGCTCCACCCGGGCGCGGGCGGCACGGAGTCGCAAGACTGGGCGTCGATGTTGTTGCGCATGTACACGCGCTGGGCGGAGAAAAAAGGGTTCAAAGTCGAGACGCTCGATTACCTCCCGGGCGAGGAAGCGGGGATTAAAAGCGTCACGCTGCTCATTAAAGGGCACAACGCCTACGGCTACTTAAAAGCGGAAAAAGGGGTGCACCGCCTTGTGCGCATCTCCCCGTTTGATGCCTCGGGCCGCCGCCATACGTCGTTCGTCTCGTGCGAAGTCGTGCCGGAGATGGATGATAACATTGAGATTGAGATCCGGCCGGAAGAGCTGAAAATCGACACATACCGCTCAAGCGGCGCGGGCGGACAGCACGTCAACACGACCGACTCGGCCGTGCGCATCACCCACTTGCCGACTGGCATTGTCGTGACGTGTCAGTCGGAGCGGTCGCAAATTAAAAACCGCGAAAAAGCAATGAACATGTTGAAGGCGAAGTTGTACCAAAAGAAACTCGAGGAACAGCAGGCCGAACTCGCCGAGCTGCGCGGCGAGCAAAAAGAAATCGGCTGGGGCAACCAAATTCGTTCGTACGTCTTCCATCCGTATTCGCTTGTCAAAGACCATCGGACGAACGTTGAGGTCGGCAACGTGCAAGCGGTGATGGATGGGGAAATTGATGTGTTTATTGACGCGTATTTGCGTGCGAAGTTGAAGTAA